The stretch of DNA TTGCCGATGTTATGATGGCGTGTATCGAACGCGGCCTTCATACTGAAGGCACATTGCCTGGGGGGCTAAAGGTTAAACGCCGCGCGCCTGCGATATGGGAGAAGCTCCACGGTGCGCCGCCGTCCAATGAACGCGAACAACTCTTTGATTGGCTGAATGTGTACGCCATGGCCGTGAATGAAGAAAACGCAGCGGGCGGCCAAGTCGTGACCGCGCCGACTAACGGCGCTGCGGGGATTATACCTGCTATCATAAAGCATTACTGTGTAGGCGAAGGCACAGAGGCCAACCGTAAAAACATCCGTAAATTTCTGCTAACGGCGGGCGGTATTGGACTTTTATATAAGCAACGCGCCTCTATTTCGGGTGCGGAAATGGGATGCCAAGGCGAGGTCGGCGTGGCCTGCTCTATGGCGGCGGGCGGGCTTGCCTCTGTCTGGGGCGGTACGCCTGAGCAAGTCTGCTCGGCGGCTGAAATTGGGATGGAACATAACCTCGGCCTGACGTGCGATCCAGTCGGGGGCCTTGTGCAAATTCCGTGTATCGAGCGCAACGCCATCGGCACGGTCAAAGCCGCCAATGCCGCGCGGCTCGCTTTGCATCAAGGACACCACAGCAAAGTCAGCCTCGATCAAGTCATAGAGACCATGCGCCAAACAGGCCTTGATATGAGCAGCAAATATAAAGAAACGAGCCAAGGGGGTTTGGCCGTCAATGTGGTCGAATGTTAAAGTGCGATTTTTGTGAAACAAAAAACGCACAACAGGGCCGCAAAATATGCGCAGCCTTAGCGCAAATTTTGTGCACCGCTTTTATGTCCCGGACAGACACGCGAACACTATGAAACTAACCAATGAATAAACCCATCAATAGCCCCCTCATCGACAGTTACGGACGGCAGATCACCTATCTGCGCTTGTCCGTCACTGACCGCTGTGATTTGCGCTGCACCTATTGCATGGCGGAAAATATGACGTTTCTGCCCAAGCGCGATTTGCTGACGCTGGAAGAGCTTGACCAATTGGCGTCTCATTTCATTGCGCGCGGCGTTCGCAAAATCCGTATCACGGGTGGTGAACCGCTGGTGCGGCGCGATATTATGCATTTGATTAAACGGCTTGGCCGTCACCGCGAAAGGGGTGCGCTCGATGAATTGACGGTCACAACAAATGGCACGCAGCTTTCGAGATTTGCGGATGATCTAAAACGCTTTGGTGTCGAGCGTATCAATGTCTCGCTCGACACGCTTGACCGCGCGCTGTTTAAAACGCTCACGCGCCGCGACGCAATTGATAGTGTCATGCAGGGAATAGACGCAGCCCAAGCCGTAGGGTTGCGCGTCAAAATCAATACTGTCGCTCTGCAAAGCAATGCGGATGAAATCGCCGATATGATGGTCTGGGCGCATGGGCGGGGCATGGATATGACGCTGATCGAGGTCATGCCGCTGGGCGAAATTGATGAAGACCGCGTCGATCAATATATCCCGCTATCAGAGGTGCGCGATAGGCTGGCCGCGCGCTTCACATTATCGGACATAGATCACCGCACAGGCGGCCCAGCCCGTTATGTGAGTGTGAAGGAGACAGCCAAAGGGAAAGGTGGTCGGCTCGGCTTCATCACACCGCTGACAAATAATTTCTGCGCAGGCTGTAACCGCGTGCGCGTGACCTGCACTGGCCAAATCTATAGCTGCCTCGGCCACGGCGGCGCTGTGGACTTACGCAGCGCCCTACGCGGCGAGGCACCGCAGGAGGCGCTCAACACTTTGCTAGACAGTGTCATGCGCGCCAAGCCTGAACGCCATAATTTTGATATATCAAAGCGCGGCCAGGGACCGAGTGTACAGCGGTATATGTCAGTCACTGGGGGTTAGTGCAATGTCTTGGGTTTGGTTTTCCGCAAGAAAAGCCCGACCCAAAAAATGCACGTTAGGGCAAGAAATTCACGCAGTCTTAGCGTGAATTTGTGCACCGCTCAAACATCTATCGTCAGAAAACCTTAGTCTAAAACACGTCACCCTCGGGCTTGACCCGAGGGTCTATCAATACGTTATGGTTCAATGCTGAAGGATGGATCCTCGGGTCAAGCCCGAGGATGACGGGGGAAGAGGGCTGAGACTCACGCTGCCTGATACTCACGGGTACCGCTGGAATAGGCGAGTAGTAAAACCGCTGGAATATCCTCATTATTCCGTGTTTGATGCTTTAACCCCAATGGGATTAAATGGGTTTCCCCTTCGCATAATGAAAGCCGAACCGCTGCCAGCCATCCTTGCAGGATGTCTACGCGTTATCGGTTGATGATTTTTGGCTTCGCCAAAATTCATCTGGCCAATTCCTTCATCGCCGCCTCAAGCCCACTCAAGGTCATAGGGAACATTCTGTCTGCGCCAATGACCTCTTGGATAATCTTGGTGCTTTGCGAATAGGCC from Fretibacter rubidus encodes:
- a CDS encoding L-serine ammonia-lyase; this translates as MLSVLDIFRIGIGPSSSHTVGPIRIGKRFVDSLHRDGVFDDTAVVVTELQGSLALTGVGHATPKAVILGLLGLEPETLDAGEADVLVARVYNDHVLLLGGQKEISFNPDTAIIFDFETPPDLHPNGIKMTALSADGAELRSQIYYSTGGGFIASRAQLLTPLPDDIVPTAATVPHPFTSAAELLAICATEQKTIHEVIFANEDAMRAREETVSALNRIADVMMACIERGLHTEGTLPGGLKVKRRAPAIWEKLHGAPPSNEREQLFDWLNVYAMAVNEENAAGGQVVTAPTNGAAGIIPAIIKHYCVGEGTEANRKNIRKFLLTAGGIGLLYKQRASISGAEMGCQGEVGVACSMAAGGLASVWGGTPEQVCSAAEIGMEHNLGLTCDPVGGLVQIPCIERNAIGTVKAANAARLALHQGHHSKVSLDQVIETMRQTGLDMSSKYKETSQGGLAVNVVEC
- the moaA gene encoding GTP 3',8-cyclase MoaA, encoding MNKPINSPLIDSYGRQITYLRLSVTDRCDLRCTYCMAENMTFLPKRDLLTLEELDQLASHFIARGVRKIRITGGEPLVRRDIMHLIKRLGRHRERGALDELTVTTNGTQLSRFADDLKRFGVERINVSLDTLDRALFKTLTRRDAIDSVMQGIDAAQAVGLRVKINTVALQSNADEIADMMVWAHGRGMDMTLIEVMPLGEIDEDRVDQYIPLSEVRDRLAARFTLSDIDHRTGGPARYVSVKETAKGKGGRLGFITPLTNNFCAGCNRVRVTCTGQIYSCLGHGGAVDLRSALRGEAPQEALNTLLDSVMRAKPERHNFDISKRGQGPSVQRYMSVTGG